The following proteins are encoded in a genomic region of Ictalurus furcatus strain D&B chromosome 6, Billie_1.0, whole genome shotgun sequence:
- the tlk1a gene encoding serine/threonine-protein kinase tousled-like 1 isoform X2, which yields MDELQSLDPRRQELLEARFMGGISGSTGSTGSTSGGTKALTNNECSNHSFGSLGSSSDKESEGSDVKRGSSPAYSTPEKKHSESSRGRKRKAEIQSESSQGKSIVRGTKISDYFDGGNGSSPVRGLPPVIRSPQNSHSHSAPGSSVRQNSSSPTSLTFGDHMMHPKQLAVKSVQTELTMLKLAALESNKNLDLEKKEGRIDDLLRANCDLRRQIDEQQKLLEKYKERLNKCISMSKKLLIEKSTQEKQACREKSMQDRLRLGHFTTVRHGASFTEQWTDGYAFQNLVKQQESINQQREDIERQRKLLAKRKPPSTSNSQSPSTNSEQKQRKTKAVNGAETDPFLKPSLPQLLTIAEYHEQEEIFKLRLGHLKKEEAEIQAELERLERVRNLHIRELKRINNEDSSQFKDHPTLNERYLLLHLLGRGGFSEVYKAFDLIEQRYAAVKIHQLNKNWREEKKENYHKHACREYRIHKQLDHPRIVKLYDYFSLDTDTFCTVLEYCEGNDLDFYLKQHKLMSEKEARSIVMQIVNALRYLNEIKPPIIHYDLKPGNILLVDGTACGEIKITDFGLSKIMDDDNYGVDGMDLTSQGAGTYWYLPPECFVVGKEPPKISNKVDVWSVGVIFFQCLYGRKPFGHNQSQQDILQENTILKATEVQFPVKPVASNEAKAFIRRCLAYRKEDRFDVHQLGSDSYLQPHMRRSSSSGNLASSPAPSSVIY from the exons ATGGATGAGCTGCAAAGTCTGGATCCACGCCGGCAGGAGCTCCTGGAGGCACGTTTTATGGGCGGCATCAGTGGCAGCACAGGCAGTACTGGCAGCACCAGTGGAGGAACCAAA GCCTTAACAAACAACGAATGTTCGAATCATAGCTTTGGCAGTCTGGGATCTTCCAGCGATAAGGAATCAGAG GGTTCTGACGTAAAAAGAGGCAGTTCTCCTGCATATTCA ACCCCAGAAAAGAAACATTCTGAGTCATccagaggaagaaaaaggaaagctgAGATTCAGTCAGAGAGTAGCCAAG GGAAATCTATCGTTCGGGGAACCAAAATTAGTGACTATTTTGAT GGTGGTAATGGGTCCAGTCCAGTTCGAGGCCTGCCACCAGTTATTCGCTCTCCCCAGAACTCACATTCCCACTCTGCACCTGGATCCAGT GTCAGGCAAAACAGTTCATCACCCACTAGTCTGACTTTTGGGGACCACATGATGCACCCTAAACAGTTAGCAGTAAAGAGTGTTCAG ACTGAGTTAACCATGTTGAAGCTGGCTGCTCTGGAAAGCAATAAGAACTTAGACCTGGAGAAAAAGGAGGGTAGAATAGACGACTTGTTACGG GCAAACTGTGATCTCAGGAGACAAATAGATGAACAACAGAAACTACTTGAAAAGTACAAGGAACGCTTAAACAAATGCATCAGCATGAGCAAGAAACTCCTCATTGAAAAG AGCACACAGGAGAAGCAGGCATGTAGGGAAAAGAGCATGCAGGACCGTCTGCGTTTGGGACATTTCACCACTGTAAGACACGGGGCTTCATTTACTGAGCAGTGGACAGACGGGTACGCCTTCCAGAACCTCGTCAA GCAGCAGGAGTCTATAAACCAACAGAGAGAGGACATAGAGAGACAAAGGAAGTTGTTAGCTAAGAGGAAGCCTCCTTCAACCAGTAACTCTCAAAGCCCCAGCACCAACTCTGAGCAAAAACAGCGCAAAACCAAGGCTGTTAACGGGGCTGAGACGGACCCCTTCCTTAAACCCAGCTTGCCTCAGCT attaaCTATAGCCGAGTATCACGAGCAGGAGGAAATCTTCAAGTTACGTCTTGGCCATCTCAAAAAG GAGGAGGCAGAGATCCAAGCTGAATTGGAGCGCTTGGAGAGAGTGCGGAATCTTCACATCCGAGAGCTGAAGAGAATAAACAACGAGGACAGCTCTCA GTTCAAAGACCATCCAACTCTGAATGAACGCTACTTGTTATTGCATCTGCTTGGAAGAGGGGGCTTCAGTGAAGTGTACAAG gCATTTGACCTTATTGAGCAACGTTATGCAGCTGTGAAAATCCATCAACTCAACAAAAActggagagaggaaaagaaggagAACTATCACAA ACATGCCTGTAGAGAGTACAGAATACACAAGCAGCTGGATCATCCACGTATAGTGAAACTTTATGACTATTTCTCACTGGACACAGACAC gTTTTGTACAGTCCTGGAATACTGTGAAGGCAATGATTTAGACTTCTACTTGAAACAGCACAAGCTGATGTCTGAAAAAGAAGCTCGTTCAATTGTGATGCAGATTGTTAATGCACTACGATATCTGAATGAGATCAAACCACCTATAATACACTATGACCTTAAACCAG GGAATATACTGCTAGTGGATGGAACTGCATGTGGAGAAATAAAGATCACAGATTTTGGTTTGTCTAAAATAATGGACGATGACAACTATGGAGTGGACGGGATGGACCTCACATCACAAGGAGCTGGCACTTACTG gtACTTGCCTCCTGAGTGTTTTGTTGTGGGTAAGGAACCTCCAAAGATCTCCAACAAGGTGGATGTGTGGTCTGTGGGAGTTATCTTTTTCCAATGTCTTTATGGAAGGAAG CCTTTTGGTCATAACCAGTCCCAGCAGGATATCCTGCAAGAGAACACTATTCTCAAAGCCACCGAGGTGCAGTTCCCAGTCAAACCTGTGGCCAGCAACGAGGCCAAG GCGTTTATCCGACGTTGTCTTGCATATAGGAAGGAGGACCGGTTTGATGTTCATCAGCTGGGCAGCGATTCGTATCTACAGCCTCACATGAGACGCTCCAGTTCCTCTGGCAACCTGGCCTCAAGTCCGGCTCCTTCAAGTGTCATCTACTGA
- the tlk1a gene encoding serine/threonine-protein kinase tousled-like 1 isoform X1 has protein sequence MDELQSLDPRRQELLEARFMGGISGSTGSTGSTSGGTKALTNNECSNHSFGSLGSSSDKESEGSDVKRGSSPAYSTPEKKHSESSRGRKRKAEIQSESSQGKSIVRGTKISDYFDIQGGNGSSPVRGLPPVIRSPQNSHSHSAPGSSVRQNSSSPTSLTFGDHMMHPKQLAVKSVQTELTMLKLAALESNKNLDLEKKEGRIDDLLRANCDLRRQIDEQQKLLEKYKERLNKCISMSKKLLIEKSTQEKQACREKSMQDRLRLGHFTTVRHGASFTEQWTDGYAFQNLVKQQESINQQREDIERQRKLLAKRKPPSTSNSQSPSTNSEQKQRKTKAVNGAETDPFLKPSLPQLLTIAEYHEQEEIFKLRLGHLKKEEAEIQAELERLERVRNLHIRELKRINNEDSSQFKDHPTLNERYLLLHLLGRGGFSEVYKAFDLIEQRYAAVKIHQLNKNWREEKKENYHKHACREYRIHKQLDHPRIVKLYDYFSLDTDTFCTVLEYCEGNDLDFYLKQHKLMSEKEARSIVMQIVNALRYLNEIKPPIIHYDLKPGNILLVDGTACGEIKITDFGLSKIMDDDNYGVDGMDLTSQGAGTYWYLPPECFVVGKEPPKISNKVDVWSVGVIFFQCLYGRKPFGHNQSQQDILQENTILKATEVQFPVKPVASNEAKAFIRRCLAYRKEDRFDVHQLGSDSYLQPHMRRSSSSGNLASSPAPSSVIY, from the exons ATGGATGAGCTGCAAAGTCTGGATCCACGCCGGCAGGAGCTCCTGGAGGCACGTTTTATGGGCGGCATCAGTGGCAGCACAGGCAGTACTGGCAGCACCAGTGGAGGAACCAAA GCCTTAACAAACAACGAATGTTCGAATCATAGCTTTGGCAGTCTGGGATCTTCCAGCGATAAGGAATCAGAG GGTTCTGACGTAAAAAGAGGCAGTTCTCCTGCATATTCA ACCCCAGAAAAGAAACATTCTGAGTCATccagaggaagaaaaaggaaagctgAGATTCAGTCAGAGAGTAGCCAAG GGAAATCTATCGTTCGGGGAACCAAAATTAGTGACTATTTTGAT ATACAGGGTGGTAATGGGTCCAGTCCAGTTCGAGGCCTGCCACCAGTTATTCGCTCTCCCCAGAACTCACATTCCCACTCTGCACCTGGATCCAGT GTCAGGCAAAACAGTTCATCACCCACTAGTCTGACTTTTGGGGACCACATGATGCACCCTAAACAGTTAGCAGTAAAGAGTGTTCAG ACTGAGTTAACCATGTTGAAGCTGGCTGCTCTGGAAAGCAATAAGAACTTAGACCTGGAGAAAAAGGAGGGTAGAATAGACGACTTGTTACGG GCAAACTGTGATCTCAGGAGACAAATAGATGAACAACAGAAACTACTTGAAAAGTACAAGGAACGCTTAAACAAATGCATCAGCATGAGCAAGAAACTCCTCATTGAAAAG AGCACACAGGAGAAGCAGGCATGTAGGGAAAAGAGCATGCAGGACCGTCTGCGTTTGGGACATTTCACCACTGTAAGACACGGGGCTTCATTTACTGAGCAGTGGACAGACGGGTACGCCTTCCAGAACCTCGTCAA GCAGCAGGAGTCTATAAACCAACAGAGAGAGGACATAGAGAGACAAAGGAAGTTGTTAGCTAAGAGGAAGCCTCCTTCAACCAGTAACTCTCAAAGCCCCAGCACCAACTCTGAGCAAAAACAGCGCAAAACCAAGGCTGTTAACGGGGCTGAGACGGACCCCTTCCTTAAACCCAGCTTGCCTCAGCT attaaCTATAGCCGAGTATCACGAGCAGGAGGAAATCTTCAAGTTACGTCTTGGCCATCTCAAAAAG GAGGAGGCAGAGATCCAAGCTGAATTGGAGCGCTTGGAGAGAGTGCGGAATCTTCACATCCGAGAGCTGAAGAGAATAAACAACGAGGACAGCTCTCA GTTCAAAGACCATCCAACTCTGAATGAACGCTACTTGTTATTGCATCTGCTTGGAAGAGGGGGCTTCAGTGAAGTGTACAAG gCATTTGACCTTATTGAGCAACGTTATGCAGCTGTGAAAATCCATCAACTCAACAAAAActggagagaggaaaagaaggagAACTATCACAA ACATGCCTGTAGAGAGTACAGAATACACAAGCAGCTGGATCATCCACGTATAGTGAAACTTTATGACTATTTCTCACTGGACACAGACAC gTTTTGTACAGTCCTGGAATACTGTGAAGGCAATGATTTAGACTTCTACTTGAAACAGCACAAGCTGATGTCTGAAAAAGAAGCTCGTTCAATTGTGATGCAGATTGTTAATGCACTACGATATCTGAATGAGATCAAACCACCTATAATACACTATGACCTTAAACCAG GGAATATACTGCTAGTGGATGGAACTGCATGTGGAGAAATAAAGATCACAGATTTTGGTTTGTCTAAAATAATGGACGATGACAACTATGGAGTGGACGGGATGGACCTCACATCACAAGGAGCTGGCACTTACTG gtACTTGCCTCCTGAGTGTTTTGTTGTGGGTAAGGAACCTCCAAAGATCTCCAACAAGGTGGATGTGTGGTCTGTGGGAGTTATCTTTTTCCAATGTCTTTATGGAAGGAAG CCTTTTGGTCATAACCAGTCCCAGCAGGATATCCTGCAAGAGAACACTATTCTCAAAGCCACCGAGGTGCAGTTCCCAGTCAAACCTGTGGCCAGCAACGAGGCCAAG GCGTTTATCCGACGTTGTCTTGCATATAGGAAGGAGGACCGGTTTGATGTTCATCAGCTGGGCAGCGATTCGTATCTACAGCCTCACATGAGACGCTCCAGTTCCTCTGGCAACCTGGCCTCAAGTCCGGCTCCTTCAAGTGTCATCTACTGA
- the tlk1a gene encoding serine/threonine-protein kinase tousled-like 1 isoform X3, whose translation MDELQSLDPRRQELLEARFMGGISGSTGSTGSTSGGTKALTNNECSNHSFGSLGSSSDKESEGSDVKRGSSPAYSTPEKKHSESSRGRKRKAEIQSESSQGKSIVRGTKISDYFDIQGGNGSSPVRGLPPVIRSPQNSHSHSAPGSSVRQNSSSPTSLTFGDHMMHPKQLAVKSVQTELTMLKLAALESNKNLDLEKKEGRIDDLLRANCDLRRQIDEQQKLLEKYKERLNKCISMSKKLLIEKSTQEKQACREKSMQDRLRLGHFTTVRHGASFTEQWTDGYAFQNLVKQQESINQQREDIERQRKLLAKRKPPSTSNSQSPSTNSEQKQRKTKAVNGAETDPFLKPSLPQLLTIAEYHEQEEIFKLRLGHLKKEEAEIQAELERLERVRNLHIRELKRINNEDSSQFKDHPTLNERYLLLHLLGRGGFSEVYKAFDLIEQRYAAVKIHQLNKNWREEKKENYHKHACREYRIHKQLDHPRIVKLYDYFSLDTDTFCTVLEYCEGNDLDFYLKQHKLMSEKEARSIVMQIVNALRYLNEIKPPIIHYDLKPGNILLVDGTACGEIKITDFGLSKIMDDDNYGVDGMDLTSQGAGTYWYLPPECFVVGKEPPKISNKVDVWSVGVIFFQCLYGRKVRRLHELAVSLLVITSPSRISCKRTLFSKPPRCSSQSNLWPATRPRRLSDVVLHIGRRTGLMFISWAAIRIYSLT comes from the exons ATGGATGAGCTGCAAAGTCTGGATCCACGCCGGCAGGAGCTCCTGGAGGCACGTTTTATGGGCGGCATCAGTGGCAGCACAGGCAGTACTGGCAGCACCAGTGGAGGAACCAAA GCCTTAACAAACAACGAATGTTCGAATCATAGCTTTGGCAGTCTGGGATCTTCCAGCGATAAGGAATCAGAG GGTTCTGACGTAAAAAGAGGCAGTTCTCCTGCATATTCA ACCCCAGAAAAGAAACATTCTGAGTCATccagaggaagaaaaaggaaagctgAGATTCAGTCAGAGAGTAGCCAAG GGAAATCTATCGTTCGGGGAACCAAAATTAGTGACTATTTTGAT ATACAGGGTGGTAATGGGTCCAGTCCAGTTCGAGGCCTGCCACCAGTTATTCGCTCTCCCCAGAACTCACATTCCCACTCTGCACCTGGATCCAGT GTCAGGCAAAACAGTTCATCACCCACTAGTCTGACTTTTGGGGACCACATGATGCACCCTAAACAGTTAGCAGTAAAGAGTGTTCAG ACTGAGTTAACCATGTTGAAGCTGGCTGCTCTGGAAAGCAATAAGAACTTAGACCTGGAGAAAAAGGAGGGTAGAATAGACGACTTGTTACGG GCAAACTGTGATCTCAGGAGACAAATAGATGAACAACAGAAACTACTTGAAAAGTACAAGGAACGCTTAAACAAATGCATCAGCATGAGCAAGAAACTCCTCATTGAAAAG AGCACACAGGAGAAGCAGGCATGTAGGGAAAAGAGCATGCAGGACCGTCTGCGTTTGGGACATTTCACCACTGTAAGACACGGGGCTTCATTTACTGAGCAGTGGACAGACGGGTACGCCTTCCAGAACCTCGTCAA GCAGCAGGAGTCTATAAACCAACAGAGAGAGGACATAGAGAGACAAAGGAAGTTGTTAGCTAAGAGGAAGCCTCCTTCAACCAGTAACTCTCAAAGCCCCAGCACCAACTCTGAGCAAAAACAGCGCAAAACCAAGGCTGTTAACGGGGCTGAGACGGACCCCTTCCTTAAACCCAGCTTGCCTCAGCT attaaCTATAGCCGAGTATCACGAGCAGGAGGAAATCTTCAAGTTACGTCTTGGCCATCTCAAAAAG GAGGAGGCAGAGATCCAAGCTGAATTGGAGCGCTTGGAGAGAGTGCGGAATCTTCACATCCGAGAGCTGAAGAGAATAAACAACGAGGACAGCTCTCA GTTCAAAGACCATCCAACTCTGAATGAACGCTACTTGTTATTGCATCTGCTTGGAAGAGGGGGCTTCAGTGAAGTGTACAAG gCATTTGACCTTATTGAGCAACGTTATGCAGCTGTGAAAATCCATCAACTCAACAAAAActggagagaggaaaagaaggagAACTATCACAA ACATGCCTGTAGAGAGTACAGAATACACAAGCAGCTGGATCATCCACGTATAGTGAAACTTTATGACTATTTCTCACTGGACACAGACAC gTTTTGTACAGTCCTGGAATACTGTGAAGGCAATGATTTAGACTTCTACTTGAAACAGCACAAGCTGATGTCTGAAAAAGAAGCTCGTTCAATTGTGATGCAGATTGTTAATGCACTACGATATCTGAATGAGATCAAACCACCTATAATACACTATGACCTTAAACCAG GGAATATACTGCTAGTGGATGGAACTGCATGTGGAGAAATAAAGATCACAGATTTTGGTTTGTCTAAAATAATGGACGATGACAACTATGGAGTGGACGGGATGGACCTCACATCACAAGGAGCTGGCACTTACTG gtACTTGCCTCCTGAGTGTTTTGTTGTGGGTAAGGAACCTCCAAAGATCTCCAACAAGGTGGATGTGTGGTCTGTGGGAGTTATCTTTTTCCAATGTCTTTATGGAAGGAAGGTAAGAAGACTGCATGAACTGGCTGTAAG CCTTTTGGTCATAACCAGTCCCAGCAGGATATCCTGCAAGAGAACACTATTCTCAAAGCCACCGAGGTGCAGTTCCCAGTCAAACCTGTGGCCAGCAACGAGGCCAAG GCGTTTATCCGACGTTGTCTTGCATATAGGAAGGAGGACCGGTTTGATGTTCATCAGCTGGGCAGCGATTCGTATCTACAGCCTCACATGA
- the mettl8 gene encoding mRNA N(3)-methylcytidine methyltransferase METTL8, whose amino-acid sequence MRRLLKMTVLAVSRGVGHFPCRCLSSRPPAPLGGRILTDPKDIFQHNMWDHVQWSPEEMEKARQKAEENSREQIPIEEQVRYDRDANKYWDRFYEMHQNKFFRNRQWLFSEFPELLPQGCDTSRTPEGQEASVPAYPELRETQHSSMESQQGDSHIPNRDVLREKQQHTEYLSAVHSQEAAAFPGQHASFRILEVGCGAGNCVFPIINTIRGSDAFLYCFDFSSRAIQLVKEHPDYDPAVCHAFVHDICDDVSMFPFPHESLDVIIVVFVLSSIHPERMQRVLNSLAGYLKHGGIILFRDYGRYDLSQLRFKKGQCLSENFYTRQDGTCVYFFMKDEVHRLFTNASLEEVQNLEDRRLQVNRGKKVVMHRVWMQSKYRKPSRVPIS is encoded by the exons ATGAGGCGATTGCTGAAGATGACGGTGTTGGCTGTGAGCCGTGGTGTTGGACATTTTCCCTGCAGATGTCTCAGTAGTCGACCTCCTGCGCCACTCGGAGGCAGAATACTCACTGACCCTAAGGACATCTTCCAGCATAACATGTG GGATCATGTTCAGTGGTCACCAGAGGAGATGGAAAAAGCTAGGCAAAAAGCAGAGGAGAACTCCAGAGAGCAGATTCCAATAGAAGAGCAAG TCAGGTATGACAGAGACGCTAACAAATATTGGGACCGATTTTATGAAATGCATCAAAACAAGTTCTTCAGAAATCGGCAGTGGCTTTTCTCTGAGTTTCCCGAGCTCTTGCCCCAGGGCTGTGACACAAGTCGTACCCCAGAAGGTCAGGAGGCTTCGGTGCCTGCATATCCTGAGTTAAGAGAAACTCAGCACAGCAGTATGGAAAGCCAGCAGGGAGACTCTCACATTCCCAACCGTGATGTACTGAGAGAGAAGCAGCAGCACACTGAATACCTTTCTGCAGTGCACTCTCAAGAAGCTGCTGCTTTCCCTGGACAACATGCTTCTTTCAGAATCCTGGAG GTGGGCTGTGGTGCAGGCAACTGTGTATTCCccatcatcaacaccatcag GGGCAGTGATGCATTCCTGTATTGCTTTGACTTTTCTTCCAGAGCAATTCAACTTGTCAAG GAGCATCCAGACTACGATCCTGCAGTATGCCATGCGTTTGTGCATGACATTTGTGATGATGTGTCCATGTTTCCCTTTCCTCATGAGAGTCTTGATGTTATTATTGTGGTCTTCGTGCTCTCCTCCATTCACCCTGAGAG GATGCAAAGAGTGCTTAATAGCCTGGCAGGTTACCTGAAGCATGGCGGAATCATCCTGTTCAGAGATTATGGCAGATATGATCTGTCTCAGCTGCGATTCAAAAAAG GGCAGTGTTTGTCTGAAAATTTCTACACACGACAAGATGGAacctgtgtatatttttttatgaaag ATGAGGTCCATAGGTTGTTCACTAATGCCAGTTTGGAGGAGGTTCAGAACCTGGAAGACAGGAGACTTCAGGTGAACCGAGGAAAGAAAGTGGTGATGCATAGAGTGTGGATGCAGAGCAAGTATCGAAAACCTTCCAGAGTACCGATATCCTAG